A stretch of the Campylobacter sp. 19-13652 genome encodes the following:
- a CDS encoding cation-translocating P-type ATPase, with the protein MTKLKLNITGMTCVNCSSAIERVASKMQGVRSAKVSFASGNGEFEVENDEIEFALVQKIKKLGYDVAQSYEEYEQKQKAQAINLRKKLIVAAVLSAAIMVLEMSGLRAWKWAKMCALGLGLVVLGYSASGFYKQAIEGIKERSYGMSVLVALGASAAFIYSAFSAFVSNLIPQSMAHSYIGGASMIVTFVLFGKYLEECSKASTADFLRSLSTLAPKMATRIKADGCHENIPVKELSLGDVVVVKSGEAVPSDGVIIQGGAELDTSAITGEVLAKYKTVGDEVYAGYINTSGFISIKVTALAKDTLLSQIAQLLSEAGTKQAPIARLADKASNIFVPVVIAISLITLLVWSAAGNVNYGILCAIAVLIISCPCALGLATPMAVIASISRAARDGILIKTPEIIELMQRVKFAVFDKTGTLTKGEISVKNTDIRDDDLSIIAAAESLSEHPISKAITKYASKNRIVFSDLGEIKFTPLSGRGMIVTQEKGEIIIGNEALLKENNIAIPDGTKDAIYAAIYGRYVGSLELEDEIRQEAKSAIKALQNLGIKTVMMTGDSSANAAKVADDLGIDKTLANMLPADKLNQVKELKKEGGVIFIGDGINDAVSLKEADVGIAMGAGSELAKNSGDVVLMHSELTSVAKAIKIGRASLSVIRQNLFWAFAYNAVCIPVAAGALYPLFGIVLNPAYGALAMCFSSVSVILNSLRIKRIKVI; encoded by the coding sequence ATGACAAAGCTTAAGCTAAATATCACAGGAATGACCTGTGTAAACTGCTCAAGTGCGATTGAGCGAGTGGCGTCAAAAATGCAGGGTGTAAGAAGTGCAAAGGTAAGCTTTGCCTCTGGCAATGGGGAGTTTGAGGTTGAAAATGATGAGATAGAATTTGCACTCGTGCAAAAGATAAAAAAGCTAGGATATGATGTGGCACAAAGCTATGAGGAGTATGAGCAAAAGCAGAAAGCACAAGCTATAAATTTGCGCAAAAAGCTCATCGTGGCGGCGGTTTTAAGTGCGGCTATAATGGTGCTTGAGATGAGTGGGCTTAGAGCGTGGAAGTGGGCGAAGATGTGTGCTTTGGGGCTTGGGCTTGTGGTGCTAGGATATAGTGCGAGCGGATTTTACAAGCAGGCTATAGAGGGGATAAAAGAGCGTAGCTACGGCATGAGCGTGCTTGTGGCTTTAGGGGCAAGTGCGGCTTTTATCTACTCAGCTTTTAGTGCTTTTGTGTCAAATTTAATACCTCAAAGCATGGCTCACTCATATATTGGTGGGGCTAGTATGATAGTTACTTTTGTGCTGTTTGGCAAGTATTTAGAGGAGTGTTCAAAGGCTAGTACGGCGGATTTTTTGCGCTCGCTATCTACACTGGCTCCAAAAATGGCTACTCGCATAAAAGCTGACGGCTGTCATGAAAATATACCGGTAAAAGAGCTTAGCTTAGGCGATGTTGTCGTGGTAAAATCAGGCGAGGCTGTGCCAAGCGATGGCGTGATAATCCAAGGCGGTGCGGAGCTTGATACCTCGGCTATCACGGGTGAAGTGCTAGCAAAATATAAAACCGTAGGTGATGAGGTATACGCTGGATACATAAACACAAGCGGTTTTATAAGTATAAAAGTAACCGCTCTTGCAAAGGATACACTGCTAAGTCAAATAGCTCAGCTTTTAAGCGAAGCTGGCACGAAGCAAGCCCCTATAGCTAGACTAGCTGATAAAGCCTCAAATATCTTTGTCCCAGTTGTCATTGCTATATCCTTAATCACGCTTTTAGTATGGAGCGCGGCTGGTAATGTAAACTACGGCATACTTTGCGCTATAGCCGTGCTTATAATCTCCTGTCCTTGTGCTTTAGGGCTTGCTACGCCTATGGCTGTTATTGCTAGTATATCTAGAGCCGCACGAGATGGCATACTCATAAAAACCCCCGAGATAATCGAGCTTATGCAAAGGGTTAAATTTGCTGTATTTGATAAGACTGGCACCCTAACAAAGGGCGAAATAAGTGTGAAAAATACAGATATTAGAGATGATGATCTATCCATAATCGCAGCAGCTGAGAGCCTAAGTGAGCACCCTATATCAAAAGCAATTACAAAATACGCAAGTAAAAATAGAATAGTCTTTAGTGATTTGGGCGAGATTAAATTTACCCCCTTATCTGGCAGAGGCATGATAGTCACTCAAGAAAAAGGCGAGATAATAATAGGTAACGAAGCATTGCTAAAAGAGAATAATATAGCCATACCAGACGGCACAAAAGATGCCATATACGCAGCAATTTATGGCAGATATGTGGGAAGCCTTGAGCTAGAGGACGAGATACGTCAAGAGGCAAAAAGTGCTATAAAAGCCTTGCAAAATTTGGGTATAAAAACTGTGATGATGACTGGTGATAGTAGTGCTAATGCCGCAAAAGTAGCGGATGATTTAGGCATAGATAAGACACTGGCAAATATGCTGCCAGCCGATAAATTAAATCAAGTAAAAGAGCTAAAAAAAGAGGGTGGAGTGATATTTATAGGAGATGGCATAAATGACGCTGTATCTCTAAAAGAGGCCGATGTGGGCATAGCCATGGGTGCAGGCAGCGAGCTAGCTAAAAATAGTGGCGATGTAGTGCTAATGCACTCTGAGCTAACAAGTGTAGCAAAGGCTATAAAAATAGGCAGAGCTAGCCTTAGCGTGATAAGGCAGAATTTATTCTGGGCGTTTGCGTATAATGCGGTGTGTATCCCAGTGGCTGCTGGTGCGCTTTATCCGCTTTTTGGCATAGTGCTAAATCCAGCCTACGGTGCACTTGCGATGTGCTTTAGTTCAGTAAGCGTAATACTAAACTCCCTTCGCATAAAAAGGATAAAAGTGATATGA
- a CDS encoding heavy metal transport/detoxification protein codes for MKKFEVANVNCQNCANTIKGSLEDEFGEILVDFDQTPRVLSVNIKDSEVEKFKIELSDLGFDVIREL; via the coding sequence ATGAAAAAATTTGAAGTAGCAAATGTAAATTGCCAAAACTGCGCAAATACGATAAAAGGCTCACTTGAGGATGAATTTGGCGAGATTTTAGTCGATTTTGACCAAACGCCGCGAGTGCTAAGTGTAAACATCAAAGATAGCGAAGTGGAAAAATTTAAAATCGAGCTTAGCGATTTGGGATTTGATGTAATAAGAGAGCTTTAA
- a CDS encoding GNAT family N-acetyltransferase, producing MKIRKANLNDTHSCVRLIELAMDGIIQTLGLNQNALERLFSQSAENSRLSHEHISVVETGSEVVAAMGCYDGATQGQMDAKSGIKFQKECFSGELYIDFIATFKNQRKKGYASALLKSADEIARAKNLSKIALIVKQDKIKNIKFYESLGFKKDDKILAYGFSFLHMIKEIR from the coding sequence ATGAAAATACGAAAAGCAAATTTAAACGATACGCACTCTTGCGTGAGATTGATAGAACTTGCCATGGATGGCATAATACAGACTCTTGGGCTTAATCAAAATGCCTTAGAGCGACTTTTTAGCCAAAGTGCGGAAAATAGTAGACTAAGCCACGAGCATATAAGCGTCGTAGAAACTGGCAGCGAGGTGGTGGCTGCTATGGGCTGCTATGACGGCGCTACTCAGGGGCAAATGGACGCAAAAAGCGGGATTAAATTTCAAAAAGAGTGCTTTAGTGGCGAGCTTTATATAGATTTTATAGCTACATTTAAAAATCAGCGTAAAAAGGGCTATGCAAGCGCACTCTTAAAAAGCGCAGATGAGATAGCACGTGCTAAAAATTTAAGCAAAATAGCCCTAATCGTAAAGCAAGATAAAATAAAAAATATAAAATTTTATGAAAGTTTAGGCTTTAAAAAAGATGATAAAATACTAGCTTATGGATTTAGTTTTTTGCATATGATAAAGGAGATAAGATGA
- a CDS encoding GNAT family N-acetyltransferase — protein MKQGQTLKIGDFSFNDEYYVDFIATFKRFCNKGVASALLASAVKSAKKAGLSSVSLLARSNDKSVLKFYQNRGFNAVNSGEINGIYFTKMVQKI, from the coding sequence ATCAAGCAAGGCCAAACCCTAAAAATAGGCGATTTTAGCTTTAATGATGAGTATTATGTCGATTTTATCGCCACTTTTAAGCGCTTTTGTAATAAAGGCGTAGCAAGCGCACTTTTAGCTAGTGCGGTAAAATCGGCAAAAAAGGCTGGGCTTAGCAGCGTTAGCTTGCTAGCTAGAAGCAATGATAAAAGCGTTTTGAAATTTTATCAAAATAGGGGTTTTAACGCAGTAAATAGTGGCGAGATAAACGGGATTTACTTTACAAAAATGGTTCAAAAAATATGA
- a CDS encoding YebC/PmpR family DNA-binding transcriptional regulator has translation MGRAFEYRRAAKEARWDKMSKVFPKLAKAITVAAKEGGTEPDMNPKLRAAIAAAKAQNMPKDNIDAAIKRASGKDSADIKTIFYDGKAANGVQIIVETATDNPTRTVANVKAIFNKNGGEILPSGSLSFMFSRKSVFELVLPDMALDELELELIDFGLEELKSEGESLFIYGDYTSFGTLNEGVEKLGLEIKKASLAYVPNSTVELDDSQLEAVEKLLDKLEDDDDVQAVYTNIE, from the coding sequence ATGGGACGAGCATTTGAATACCGCCGAGCCGCAAAAGAAGCACGCTGGGACAAGATGAGTAAGGTCTTTCCAAAGCTGGCAAAGGCTATTACAGTAGCTGCTAAAGAGGGCGGCACAGAACCTGATATGAATCCAAAGCTACGAGCCGCCATAGCTGCAGCTAAAGCCCAAAATATGCCAAAAGACAATATAGACGCCGCCATAAAGCGCGCAAGCGGCAAAGATAGCGCAGATATAAAGACTATCTTTTATGACGGCAAGGCGGCAAATGGCGTGCAAATCATAGTAGAAACTGCGACCGATAACCCAACTCGCACCGTAGCAAATGTAAAGGCAATTTTTAACAAAAACGGCGGCGAGATACTACCGTCTGGCTCACTTAGCTTTATGTTTAGCAGAAAGAGCGTATTTGAGCTGGTTTTACCTGATATGGCGCTTGATGAGCTTGAGCTTGAGCTTATTGATTTTGGGCTTGAGGAGCTAAAAAGCGAAGGAGAGAGCCTGTTTATTTACGGCGATTACACTAGCTTTGGTACACTAAATGAGGGCGTGGAAAAGCTGGGACTTGAGATAAAAAAAGCAAGCCTAGCATACGTACCAAACTCAACTGTTGAGCTAGATGATAGCCAACTTGAGGCGGTGGAAAAGCTACTTGATAAACTTGAGGATGATGACGACGTGCAGGCAGTTTATACAAACATAGAGTAA
- the nrfD gene encoding NrfD/PsrC family molybdoenzyme membrane anchor subunit, producing MNSMSGSLAQYTQIYWGGEIALYLFLAGLSAGAMIVAVLLRRAGLAGLDLKGSVLAPGFKAAVLTAPLAIVLGLGLLVLDLGKPLSFYWILLRYNWDSVMSIGVALLLVYTPLAFAYAFIAFLGSSLAKPLLRAINLIEPLLILLALGVGAYTGFLLSAVAKIALWHNWVLPLLFLASAISAGAACVGLFAGAGSRASALVLRIDVVAIVFEIVFLGALFAGLGKDGVAAVLSGGWGVVFFALVLGVGLALPLLLSKAHSKLAVMIKCSAVLVGVLALRYFIVYAGQISAISI from the coding sequence ATGAATAGTATGTCAGGCAGCCTAGCGCAATATACTCAAATTTACTGGGGCGGCGAGATAGCGCTTTATCTCTTTTTGGCTGGGCTTTCGGCTGGGGCGATGATAGTGGCGGTGCTTTTGCGCCGTGCTGGGCTTGCTGGGTTAGATTTAAAAGGCAGTGTCCTAGCCCCCGGCTTTAAAGCCGCTGTTTTAACAGCTCCGCTTGCTATCGTGCTAGGGCTTGGGCTGCTCGTGCTTGACCTTGGCAAGCCGCTTAGCTTTTACTGGATACTGCTAAGGTATAACTGGGATAGCGTGATGAGTATTGGCGTAGCACTACTTCTTGTATATACGCCGCTTGCTTTTGCCTACGCTTTTATCGCTTTTTTGGGTAGCTCCTTGGCTAAGCCGCTGCTTAGAGCGATAAATTTAATCGAGCCACTGCTTATCCTGCTAGCCCTTGGCGTGGGCGCATACACGGGCTTTTTGCTCTCTGCTGTGGCAAAGATCGCCCTGTGGCATAACTGGGTGCTGCCTTTGCTATTTTTAGCCAGTGCCATTAGCGCAGGAGCTGCTTGCGTGGGGCTTTTTGCTGGGGCTGGCTCAAGGGCAAGCGCTCTGGTGCTACGCATCGATGTAGTGGCTATTGTTTTTGAGATTGTTTTTTTAGGGGCGCTTTTTGCTGGGCTTGGCAAAGATGGCGTGGCTGCGGTGCTAAGCGGGGGCTGGGGAGTGGTATTTTTTGCTCTCGTGCTTGGCGTGGGGCTGGCTTTACCGCTGCTGCTTAGCAAAGCCCACTCAAAGCTAGCCGTGATGATAAAGTGTAGCGCCGTTTTAGTGGGCGTTTTAGCGCTTAGATATTTTATAGTTTATGCTGGGCAGATTAGCGCCATTTCCATATAG
- a CDS encoding 4Fe-4S dicluster domain-containing protein, producing MKKYTMIHDENLCIGCQACSVACRSENDVPRGVYRLQVHAKMSGTFPNLKTDFIRHSCVMCEDSPCVDVCPTGASFKTAENITLLDHSICISCKYCILACPYDARYVEPSSGEIGKCTFCYTNRLSVGQEPACVSVCPTDALIFGDLNDENSQVAKTLKTSPHYYPKAELLTRPQLAMIANTKGAKDE from the coding sequence ATGAAAAAATACACAATGATACACGATGAAAATCTCTGCATAGGCTGCCAGGCCTGCTCCGTAGCCTGTCGTAGTGAAAACGACGTGCCGCGCGGCGTATATCGCCTGCAGGTGCACGCTAAGATGAGCGGGACGTTTCCAAATTTAAAAACGGACTTTATCCGCCACAGCTGCGTAATGTGCGAGGATAGTCCCTGTGTTGATGTCTGCCCAACGGGCGCTAGCTTTAAAACGGCTGAAAATATCACCCTGCTAGACCACTCCATCTGCATAAGCTGCAAATACTGCATTCTAGCTTGTCCTTACGACGCGCGCTATGTAGAGCCTAGTAGCGGCGAGATAGGCAAATGCACCTTTTGCTACACCAACCGCCTAAGCGTCGGGCAAGAGCCAGCCTGCGTGAGCGTGTGTCCGACGGACGCTTTAATCTTTGGTGATTTAAATGATGAAAATAGCCAAGTAGCTAAGACGCTAAAAACAAGCCCACACTACTACCCAAAAGCGGAGCTTCTCACACGTCCACAGCTAGCGATGATAGCAAACACAAAAGGAGCGAAAGATGAATAG
- the phsA gene encoding thiosulfate reductase PhsA: MDRRNFLKLGSIAACSFAPGTLGAVGAKALTPSDKFIPSFCEMCSTRCTIEAKVVDEQAIFIQGNHRVKGTSTSVCARGGAGRYQLYDPQRVVRPLIRVGERGEGKWREASWDEALDLVAKKMAEIKEKYGAKSFVFTAKSSQTHKLMTAFAASYGSPNIFSHLSACPITYQMVCSHMYGDSKLKRDFANAKYVVNFGHNIFEGIVISDAKKLMKFIQKKDTKLLVLEPRFSVIAAKADEWLPVKPGTDIAFVQALIHTWIKNGTYDKEFIANFTTGFDEIARDVADKTPQWQESITGIKASDVERIAAEIWAAAPRVIIDFGHKTTTTRAEYMRTKAIMVANAMMGNWERKGGIFSGKKAKLFNKLTDSNEFAELANPDAAFKVPKTPRLDAAGEAGAHKFIGRSHGVLMDIAEAILSEKPYPIKGWFNIRFNHIINVAGSAKSIEALKKLEFIVVSDIYLNDMATYADVILPESTYLERDEGIEDKSGTKPAYMIRNKVVEPIGDTKDGASIFRELARRLNCDELYTWDDMRQWRMAQAKGNVELLAKLESDGYLTYDVPPLLFREKAMVDKFIARYPQAAKFVGDDGLMSELAKPKTKSGKIELFKADVEAEFKGYGGLNANDIDVFDGCEFCLMSGKTPIHTNGHTQNIEVLNDLMSESPVWIHPQAAAKKGLKQGEMVLIKNKFGQARAKIFITEGIRPDTLFVYHGFGHTTPGMPRTNGMGINQSVLLNPAEGAVAATMVTNVGVDIEKIKG, from the coding sequence ATGGATAGACGAAATTTTTTAAAGCTAGGCTCTATCGCAGCCTGTAGTTTCGCCCCTGGGACGCTGGGGGCTGTGGGCGCAAAGGCGCTAACTCCAAGCGATAAATTTATCCCAAGCTTTTGCGAGATGTGCTCTACCCGCTGCACTATCGAAGCAAAAGTCGTTGATGAGCAGGCTATCTTTATCCAAGGCAACCACCGAGTAAAAGGCACGTCCACATCGGTGTGTGCTAGGGGTGGGGCTGGGCGGTATCAGCTTTATGACCCACAGCGAGTGGTGAGGCCGCTTATTCGAGTAGGCGAGCGTGGAGAGGGCAAGTGGCGCGAGGCTAGCTGGGATGAGGCACTTGATTTAGTGGCTAAAAAGATGGCCGAGATAAAGGAAAAATATGGCGCAAAGAGCTTTGTTTTTACTGCTAAAAGTAGCCAAACACACAAGCTAATGACCGCCTTTGCCGCAAGCTACGGCAGCCCAAATATCTTCTCTCATCTTTCAGCCTGTCCTATCACCTATCAGATGGTGTGTTCTCATATGTATGGCGATAGCAAGCTAAAGAGAGACTTTGCAAATGCCAAATACGTGGTAAATTTCGGACACAATATCTTTGAGGGTATAGTCATTTCAGACGCCAAAAAGCTTATGAAATTTATCCAAAAAAAGGACACAAAGCTACTAGTGCTAGAACCTCGCTTTAGCGTCATAGCCGCTAAGGCTGATGAGTGGCTGCCAGTTAAGCCTGGCACTGATATAGCCTTTGTGCAAGCACTCATTCACACTTGGATAAAAAACGGCACTTATGATAAGGAATTTATAGCTAATTTTACCACTGGCTTTGATGAGATAGCTAGGGATGTGGCCGATAAAACTCCGCAGTGGCAAGAGAGCATTACTGGCATAAAGGCCTCTGATGTGGAGCGAATAGCCGCTGAAATCTGGGCAGCAGCACCAAGGGTTATCATTGACTTTGGGCATAAAACCACCACCACAAGGGCTGAGTATATGCGCACAAAAGCGATAATGGTAGCAAATGCGATGATGGGCAACTGGGAGCGAAAGGGCGGTATTTTTAGCGGCAAAAAAGCAAAGCTGTTTAATAAGCTAACTGATAGTAATGAATTTGCCGAGCTAGCTAACCCTGACGCCGCCTTTAAAGTGCCAAAGACCCCGCGCCTAGACGCAGCTGGCGAAGCTGGAGCTCATAAATTCATTGGCCGCAGTCACGGCGTGCTAATGGATATAGCTGAGGCAATTCTAAGCGAAAAGCCCTATCCGATAAAGGGCTGGTTTAACATTCGCTTTAACCACATAATAAACGTCGCTGGCTCGGCTAAAAGTATAGAGGCGCTTAAGAAGCTTGAATTTATCGTCGTTAGTGACATTTACCTAAACGATATGGCGACCTATGCTGATGTGATTTTGCCTGAGAGCACATATCTTGAGCGAGATGAGGGCATAGAGGATAAAAGCGGCACCAAGCCAGCCTATATGATACGAAATAAGGTAGTAGAGCCTATTGGAGATACCAAAGACGGCGCGAGCATATTTAGGGAGCTAGCTCGCAGGCTAAATTGCGATGAGCTATATACCTGGGATGATATGCGGCAGTGGCGTATGGCTCAGGCAAAGGGAAATGTGGAGCTTTTAGCTAAACTTGAAAGTGATGGCTATCTTACTTATGACGTGCCGCCTTTGCTATTTCGTGAAAAGGCGATGGTGGATAAATTTATCGCACGCTATCCGCAGGCGGCAAAATTTGTGGGCGATGATGGGCTAATGAGCGAGCTGGCTAAACCAAAGACTAAAAGTGGCAAGATTGAGCTATTTAAAGCCGATGTCGAAGCCGAGTTTAAGGGATATGGCGGACTAAATGCAAACGATATAGATGTCTTTGACGGCTGCGAGTTTTGCCTAATGAGCGGCAAAACGCCTATTCATACTAACGGACACACTCAAAATATCGAAGTGCTAAATGACCTAATGAGCGAAAGCCCAGTCTGGATACATCCGCAAGCCGCTGCTAAAAAGGGGCTAAAGCAGGGCGAAATGGTGCTAATAAAGAATAAATTTGGCCAGGCAAGGGCGAAAATTTTTATCACAGAAGGCATCCGCCCTGATACGCTTTTTGTCTATCACGGCTTTGGGCATACCACGCCAGGAATGCCACGCACAAATGGTATGGGCATAAATCAAAGCGTGCTACTAAACCCAGCCGAAGGGGCAGTAGCGGCGACTATGGTAACAAACGTCGGCGTGGATATTGAGAAAATAAAGGGCTAA
- the der gene encoding ribosome biogenesis GTPase Der: protein MQKVIIIGRPNVGKSSLFNRLAKERIAITSEVAGTTRDTNKAIIDIEQKQCMLVDSGGLDDSSELFKNVKKKTLEEAKSADIILFMVNGKMLPDEEDRRIFYDLAKLKKPIALVINKIDSKRDEQRSWEFDSFGAKVVFAISVSHASGIDELCEWIYKLLPNDELKADESDDFEDFIAGFNQSGEKASEDFANRPIKVGIIGRVNVGKSSLLNALVKEARAVVSDVAGTTIDPVNESYEIDGRVYEFVDTAGIRRRGKIEGIERYALNRTEKVLEASDIALLVLDSSEPLSELDERIAGLAAKFELGIIIVLNKWDKSQAEFDKVCVDIRDRFKFLAYAPIISVSALGGKRIHKLYPLINEVYENFTQKLQTAKLNDVIAAATRLHPIPSDRGKVVKIYYAVQFGFAPPKIALISNRPKAIHFSYKRFLANQIRASFELTGSPLVLIPRKKGGEQTESESE, encoded by the coding sequence GTGCAAAAAGTAATCATTATAGGCAGACCAAATGTCGGAAAATCAAGCCTTTTTAACCGTTTAGCAAAAGAGCGCATAGCAATCACAAGCGAAGTCGCAGGCACTACAAGAGACACAAATAAAGCCATCATAGACATAGAACAAAAGCAGTGTATGCTAGTTGATAGCGGCGGACTTGACGATAGTAGCGAGCTTTTTAAAAACGTCAAAAAAAAGACGCTAGAGGAGGCAAAAAGCGCGGACATTATACTATTTATGGTAAATGGAAAAATGCTTCCAGATGAGGAGGACAGGCGGATTTTTTACGATTTGGCAAAGCTTAAAAAGCCCATTGCGCTTGTGATAAATAAAATCGACAGCAAAAGGGACGAGCAGCGTAGCTGGGAATTTGATAGCTTTGGCGCAAAGGTCGTCTTTGCAATCTCCGTAAGCCATGCAAGTGGCATCGATGAGCTTTGCGAGTGGATTTATAAACTCCTGCCAAATGACGAGCTAAAAGCCGATGAGAGCGATGATTTTGAGGACTTCATCGCTGGCTTTAATCAGAGCGGCGAAAAAGCTAGCGAAGACTTTGCAAACCGCCCTATAAAAGTGGGCATAATAGGCAGGGTAAATGTGGGCAAATCAAGCCTGCTAAACGCCCTAGTAAAAGAAGCCCGCGCGGTAGTGAGCGACGTAGCAGGCACGACCATTGATCCAGTCAATGAAAGCTACGAAATAGACGGGCGAGTGTATGAATTTGTCGATACTGCTGGCATTCGTCGCCGTGGCAAAATTGAAGGCATCGAACGCTACGCCCTAAACCGCACCGAAAAGGTGCTTGAAGCTAGCGACATCGCTCTGCTGGTGCTTGATTCTAGCGAGCCGCTTAGCGAGCTAGATGAGCGTATAGCGGGGCTTGCGGCGAAGTTTGAGCTTGGCATTATCATCGTGCTAAATAAGTGGGACAAGAGCCAAGCGGAGTTTGACAAGGTCTGCGTGGATATTCGTGATAGGTTTAAATTTCTTGCCTATGCGCCCATTATTAGCGTCTCAGCCCTTGGTGGCAAGCGAATTCACAAGCTCTATCCGCTCATAAATGAAGTGTATGAAAACTTCACCCAAAAGCTGCAAACCGCAAAGCTAAACGACGTAATCGCCGCTGCCACACGCCTGCACCCCATACCAAGCGACCGCGGCAAGGTGGTGAAAATTTACTACGCCGTGCAGTTTGGCTTTGCGCCACCTAAAATCGCCCTAATCTCAAACCGCCCAAAGGCGATACACTTTAGCTACAAGCGATTTTTAGCTAATCAAATCAGGGCTAGCTTTGAGCTAACTGGCTCACCACTCGTGCTAATCCCACGCAAAAAAGGCGGCGAGCAAACGGAGAGTGAGAGTGAGTAA
- a CDS encoding shikimate kinase, whose translation MKSNIILIGFMGCGKSSVARALAKKLERICLDTDALIEQSQNRKIKKIFSAQGEAAFRKMEKELLKRLKASVQNAVIATGGGFGVQKGLKKLGLVVYLKMEFDEILSRLSGDKKQLKSRPLLKDLNAAKALFNARAGLYEKRANLIIEVKNKSVKEIAKEIRSKI comes from the coding sequence ATAAAGTCAAATATCATTCTAATCGGCTTTATGGGCTGTGGTAAAAGCTCGGTGGCTAGGGCTTTGGCTAAAAAGCTTGAGCGAATTTGCCTTGACACTGACGCACTAATTGAGCAAAGCCAAAATAGAAAAATCAAAAAAATTTTTAGCGCACAGGGCGAAGCGGCGTTTCGCAAAATGGAAAAAGAGCTTTTAAAGCGTCTAAAAGCGAGCGTGCAAAATGCCGTCATCGCCACTGGTGGGGGCTTTGGTGTGCAAAAGGGGCTAAAAAAGCTTGGGCTGGTGGTCTATTTGAAAATGGAATTTGATGAGATTTTAAGCCGATTAAGTGGGGATAAAAAGCAGCTAAAATCCCGCCCACTGCTAAAGGATTTAAACGCCGCAAAAGCCCTTTTTAACGCAAGAGCTGGGCTATATGAAAAAAGGGCAAATTTGATAATCGAAGTAAAAAATAAAAGCGTAAAAGAGATAGCAAAAGAGATAAGGAGTAAAATTTGA
- the trpS gene encoding tryptophan--tRNA ligase, whose translation MRVLTGLQPSGRLHLGNYFASIKQMVDEQNSGKSDMFMFIANYHAMTSVSDASTLRQSSIEAAAAFMALGIDPGKCTFWMQSDVKEVLELYWVLSQYTPMGLLERAHSYKDKVAKGIAASHGLFSYPVLMAADILLFSADVVPVGKDQIQHVEIARDVAIKFNNEHGEILRLPEHKVAESVAVVPGIDGAKMSKSYKNTIDIFCTQKELKKRTSSIVTDSTPLEEPKQWQSCNVYALAKLFLDEAGQAELRARYERGGEGYGHFKAYLAELVWEYFAPAREKYEYFMANQGEIKAILASGAAKAREVALPLIEQIRAKTGIY comes from the coding sequence TTGAGAGTGCTTACAGGGCTTCAGCCTAGCGGACGGCTGCATTTGGGGAACTATTTTGCCAGCATAAAGCAGATGGTAGATGAGCAAAATAGCGGTAAAAGCGATATGTTTATGTTTATCGCCAACTACCACGCTATGACTTCAGTAAGCGACGCTAGCACGCTTAGGCAAAGCAGCATTGAAGCGGCGGCAGCGTTTATGGCGCTTGGCATTGATCCGGGCAAATGCACCTTTTGGATGCAAAGCGATGTAAAGGAGGTGCTGGAGCTTTACTGGGTGCTAAGCCAATACACGCCTATGGGGCTGCTTGAGCGAGCGCACAGCTACAAGGACAAGGTCGCAAAGGGCATAGCTGCCAGCCACGGACTTTTTAGCTATCCTGTGCTAATGGCGGCTGATATTTTGCTCTTTAGTGCCGACGTCGTCCCAGTGGGCAAGGATCAAATTCAGCACGTCGAAATCGCACGAGATGTGGCTATTAAATTTAATAACGAACACGGCGAGATACTCCGCCTGCCAGAGCATAAAGTCGCCGAGAGCGTAGCCGTAGTGCCAGGCATTGACGGAGCAAAGATGAGTAAGAGCTATAAAAATACGATTGATATTTTTTGCACTCAAAAGGAGCTAAAAAAACGCACATCAAGCATAGTAACCGATAGCACGCCACTAGAAGAGCCAAAGCAGTGGCAAAGCTGCAACGTCTATGCGCTGGCAAAGCTATTTTTAGACGAAGCTGGACAGGCCGAGCTAAGGGCAAGATATGAGCGTGGGGGCGAAGGATATGGGCATTTTAAGGCGTATCTAGCCGAGCTAGTGTGGGAGTATTTTGCCCCAGCGAGAGAAAAATATGAGTATTTTATGGCAAATCAGGGTGAAATTAAAGCCATACTAGCCAGCGGAGCGGCAAAGGCTAGGGAGGTCGCCCTGCCACTAATAGAGCAAATAAGAGCAAAAACTGGTATATACTAA